The window GCTGCTGGGCCTCTGGAACTTCTTGCTGCTCTGTACCGTCATCTACTTCCACCAGTACACTCACAAGGTGGTGGGTGCCGCGGTTGGCACCTTTGCCTGGTACCTCACCTATGGCAGCTGGTATCATCAGTCCTGGTCTCCAGGGAGCCCGGGCCACGGGCTCTTCCCTCGGCCCCACTCCAGCCGCAAGCATAACTGAAGGAAATAAAGGCAAATCAGGCCTAGCTCTGGCTCTGCTCATCATTTGGttgggaggggggttggggggctcaAAAAGGGTGGGAAGGGTAAGAAGGGAGTCAGGCAGTCTCAGTTCCTCGGTCATTCCTTGCTGTTAGTGACCATAAATGTCCTTCCTTATGTTTGATCTCCATCCCTCCTGGTATCCTTTCAAGTCTCCCAGTCCTTGCAGACTTCAACCTCTCTGGGGGGCCTCCGATGTCAAGGAATGGCAATGCTAGAGCAGATAAAAGTGCCCTTTGGATATGGGCAGCACTCCCGTAGAGCAGGTGCTTCATCTCCAGCCTGGTTGAATTGTTTTTCTGCTTCCTCCACTGAATCCCTCTTCCGCCTTCCTTAAGGGCCTGCCTGCCTGGGCACATTCACGTAACAGGTATTTTTTGAGTCAAGCATAATTCCCATGCCTTAGGAATaagaaagatgggatccctgggtggcgcagcagtttggcgcctgcctttggcccagggagtgatcctggagacctgggatcgaatcccacttgggctccctgcatggagcctgcttctccctctgcctgtgttgtgtctctgcctctctctctctctctctctctctctctctctctgtgactatcatgaataaataaataaaatcttaaaaaaaaaaaaggaataagaaagacAAGGTTTCTGCTGTTTGGGGGCTTAGTGGCTAGCGGGGGAAGCAGATAATTAACTCACAAATAATAGCACACACTTCTCTtgtgcttactatgtgtcaggcagaGTTCTAAGTGTCTCCAAGTTCTTCAAATAAACCAAGACATTTAGTCCTCATAACAACACTATTAGGTGGGTTTGGTAGTGTTCCTATTGTACAGTTGTgaaaaccgaggcacagaggttaagtgacttgttcaCAGCTAGTAGATATTAAAGCCAGAATTAGAAACCCAGGCGGTATGGGTCCATCATCTGTGTTCTAAACCAAGGACTAGCAACTACAGCCCTCCTGTGGCCAGACTTCGTATGGCCTGAGAGTTAAGAaaggttttttacatttttaatgattgaaaaaaacaaagaataatattttatggtatgtgaagaTTACACAGAATTAAAATTCCAAGGTCCATAGACAGTTTTATTAGAACCtaaccctggggatccctggtggcgcagcggtttggcgcctgcctttggcccagggcgcgatcctggagacccgggatcgagtcccacgtcgggctccctgcatggagcctgcttctccctctgcctgtgtctctgcctctctctctctctgtgactatcataaataaataaaaattaaaaaaaaaaagttatctgctCTAATGGCAGAGTTAAGTAGTTTCTACAGACACCATAGAGccctcaaagcctaaaatatttactatctggccttttacaggGAAAGTTTGTCAAACCCTGGTCTAAACCACACTATGTCCCCCCTCCCCAAACTAAATAGTAATAGTAGAGAGCTAATAGTAGAGAGCTCAGTGCTATGAATGTACTAAACCAGGTCGGTTTGTAATGGAGACTTGGCAGGGAGATACTTTATAAAGGATGATGGAGAAAGTTACCTCTggagaggtgacatttgagctgagaacCTAATGACAACTCCAGGCAGGGAAAGGGTGTGTCAGGCCAAGGGACTGGTAAGGCCAAAGGCCTGAGGCAGGAATGAAGAAGGTGATACACGACACAACAGGTTTAAGCAACAATGGAAGGCCGGGTTATTTGCAAGTGTAAGGAAAATGGCAAAGCAGTACAAAGTGAAGTTGAAGGAGAACAGGTGCCAGGCAGTCCAGGCAAGCCTTCTGGGCCAGGAAAGCCCTTTAGATTTCATTCTAAGGTAAACAGGAAATTGGGAAAGAGCTTTAAGCTGGAGAGGTCTGTGTGGAGAGTAGAGAGGGGTGTAATCCACAATAAGGATCAGGAGGGAGCTGACGGGGCCTGGGTTGAAGAGGTGACAGCGGCTGAATGTCACCGCATGGGTCAGACGATGCCCGTGGAgccagggctggggaagggaggcCAGAAAAGATGGAAAGGAGCCAGATAAGGCTTATCACCGTCCCAGGCCGAGCAGGGACACAAGGGAACCAGAGTCCGggagcagggaggtgggaggcgggaggcgggccCTGGCCGAGTGGCCGGCCTACGGGCTCCCGGAGGCGGGGCCGCGGTGCGTGgggaggcgaggcgaggcgaggcgaagCAAGAAGTAGCAGGGGTGGTGGCCGTAGGCTTGGGGACGAAAGGCGGGAAGCgaggaggcggggagggagaggctgggcTTCGAgagcagggcggggaggggaggcgggccGGGGCGCAGGAGGCGGTGGCAGCGCTCCTCgcggccggcagggggcgccCGGCCTGccgccgccctccgcccgcccGGCTCCggggctggccccgccccctccggcgcCGCCGCTCGCCGCTCCCCAGGAAGGCCGAGCGGGCGGCGAGCGCCGCTTTCGCTTTCTCTTCCCGGTGCACGCTCCGCGTCTCGTGCGGCGCTAGGCCCCCCGCCCCGGCTATGGCCACGCTCAGGGTCCAGCCTGAAGCCCAAGCCAAGGTGAGCGCTGCGGGTTCGAGGACGGGCCCGCTAGGGAGGCGTGGCTCCGAAAGGCTGCAGGCGTCGtgcccggccccagcccccgTCGCGGGTCGGGGTCGAGGTCGGTGGGAGCCCCGGTGAGGCTCGGTGCCAGGAGCACCTGTGCCCCGGGAGAGACAGGCGAGGTCCGCCTGCCGGGAGAGGCCGGCGGCCGAGGTCCAGCGGAGTGCGGTGAAGCGGAGAGCTGGCGTGGAGGGGAGGTCCGctggcgcggggcccggggccacACACGGACGGGGTGCGAAGCTGCCCCGCCACCTCATGGCCTTTCCCACGGGAGGGCCCCCGGCCACTCCACAAGGCACTCCGTCCCTGCCCCAGTCGCAGAGGCTCTTACACCCCTCCTTGTACAGCCCAGGAGACCGGAGCGATCTGTTCTCACTTGGACCATTCGCCCTTCACCACCAGAAATGTTCTCATCCCCCACATCCAGCCCCACGGGGATCCACTTCACCCTCCCCAACCCCACGGGATGCGTTCCACCCGTCCCCAGGTCAGGCCCTTCAAAACCCTAAGGGAACGGTCCTCAAGTGAACTGGCCATAAAGCCAGGTGTGTGAAGGGCTGCCTGTGTCCCACAGGTGGACGTGTTCCGTGAAGACCTGTGTACCAAGGTAAGACCTGCCCCATCAGCACCCCACCCCTACCTAACGCCCACTGCTCAACCCTTCCTTGCTGGGCAGTGTCAGCCCTGCTTCACTGCCTCGAAGAATATTTGATTCTGACCTCCGTTTTCCCCTACCCCACCTCACACACAGACAGAGAACCTGCTGGGGAGCTACTTCCCCAAGAAGATTTCTGAGTTGGAtgcatttttaaaggtattaGGGGCAGCAAAAAGCTAGAGAGAGGGGTCAAGGGGAGAGTCTGGGGGGCCATCAGAGCGAGGTGAGAGGGATGCCCTTGCCTccagccctcctcccaccctgcacCAGGAGCCAGCTCTCAATGAAGCCAACCTGAGCAATCTGAAGGCCCCATTGGACATCCCAGTACCCGATCCAgtcaaggagaaagagaaagaggaacgAAAGAAACAGCAGGAGGCAAGCTGGgaagagctgggaggaggggcccAATCATGGGGAAAATCAGCCTTCAGCCTGACTCCCAAGAGctcctctctccctgcagaaggaagaaaaagatgaaaagaagaaaggggaagatgAAGACAAAGGTACCAACCACTATGAAGGGACTTGAGTCTCACTTCCCAGGAGCTCTTCCCTGCTCTCACACAGTCCCAGCCTGGTGACTGACCCCGTTGCCCACTGCCTAGGTCCTCCCTGTGGCCCAGTGAACTGCAATGAGAAGATTGTGGTCCTCCTTCAGCGTCTAAAGCCTGAGATCAAGGATGTCATTGAGCAACTCAACCTGGTGAGCCCTCCCAATTCCATCTCTAGGCTTCAGATCAAATCCTTTGTCCTCCTTGGTTCCTGCTAGGTAGAACTTAGCACCAGCAAGGCCTGAGCCGGAGAGCACAGCAAATGCAGCCAGAATTGTAGGCCCTGGGGCTTAGGACAGACTTGGCATACTTCCCTCACCCACTGTGGGCAGGGAAGCAGAGGACAGGAACCTGGAAATTAGGTAGGGAGCTGATGTGGCTTTGAtgcctttccctcctcccaggTCACCACCTGGTTGCAGCTACAGATACCTCGGATTGAAGATGGAAACAATTTTGGAGTGGCTGTCCAGGTGAGAGCGCTACCCCACTCCTCTGCCCTTCTTACTGCTCCAGTCCACGATGCTTTCCACTTTCCCCGTTGCATTCTTCCCCCAGGAGAAGGTGTTTGAGCTGATGACCGCTCTTCACACCAAGCTGGAAGGCTTCCACACTCAAATCTCCAAGTGAGTGACTGCCCACCGGCACCTGCATTCACATTCTGCCTTTGCCTTGCACAGAGCCCTGggctccctcttccttctcccactcCATATCCTTCTACTTCCCACAGGTATTTCTCTGAGCGGGGTGATGCTGTGACCAAAGCAGCCAAGCAGCCCCATGTGGTAGGTGAGGCCTAAGTCAGGGTACATGGGTGGGGGAAGGATGCATCTGAAGTCTGGCCTGACCCAGCTCTCCCACAGGGTGACTATCGGCAGCTGGTGCACGAGCTGGATGAGGCAGAGTACCGGGACATCCGGCTGATGGTCATGGAGATCCGCAATGCTTATGTGAGGAAGTGAGGGCAGGGATGGGTAGAGGCAGCTTTCCCAGGCCACCTACTCCCTGACCCTGTAGGCTGGGGGTGAAGGGTGACAGAGCTTAGCATCTCCATAATGCTAGATATGGGGCACCGGAGCCACTGGGGGCCTGTGGCTGACCCCCACTCCTCTCTGGCCCTGTAGGCTGTATTATATGACATCATCTTGAAGAACTTTGAGAAGCTCAAGAAGCCCAGGggagaaacaaaaggaatgaTCTATTGAGAGCCTCCTTTCATTCTGTAATGGGTCCAGCAGAGACTATCTTATCTTCTACTGAGGACTCCAGACTTTCCCCAACTTCAGCCCATTGAGGCTTCTCCCTCCCCTCGCCTCCCAGGCACAATAAATAGTCATACCATTGTCCTTCAGCCCAACCTCTTTATTAGATCCTGaccctccccatcccaccccccagccctggctCAGGTATTTCCATTGGTGGGACCAACCCATTGGGTGATTTGGGTGTTCAGCTGCTGGTTGGTCCAGTCCTGCCGGATGTCATCAAGGTGGCAGTCAAAGTCCACAAGGTGCTGGTGGGCCCGGCCCTCCAGGAGTGCTCCCACCATCTGCCGTGACTCTTCCCAGTCCCTCCACATCACTCTGAAATAATAACCCCCGTGGAGGTCAAACTCAGCAGGCAGTGGGGCCAGACACTTGGCAGAGATTAGCATCTAGAGATGGACCCTTGGGGCAAGATCAAAGACAGAGGAGGCCCAGGAGCTGTGGGTTTCCAAGAAGAGGTGGAGGGAGTGGGGCACTCACAAGTTCTTGTCCTTGGGGACCCAGCGGAGACCATGGTTTTCCAGGACAATGACAGGGGGCACATGAGGCTGAGGCACCAGTTTCTGATTGTCCAACTGTGCAGACAAGGAAAGGCTGGTGAGGGTTTCAAGGATCCCCCTTCCTACTTTCTCACCAACTCCACACCCAGAAACCCAAAACTCACCATAACAAGGACTGCATCAGGGAAGAATTCTGCAATCCGCCCAGCAATTTTCAAGGCCAGGGGCCCAGCACTGTGTAAAGGGAAGATCAGAGGAGTGAGGAGCTGACTATGGGTGGACCCTATCCATCTGAGCTGGATTTCCCAGATCTCTTCGATGATGGTACCATGATGGCCTTTCCCTGTAGCTGGCCTTGGGGGTCAGACCTGCTAGAAGTTTCATACATAACTACTTAATGCTTGAGTGCAGTGGAAAACAGGTGCTCGGGACTGCTAGTCAAGGTGAAAATCAAAGGTCATCTTTTGGGAGGGTAATTTGGCATAGCCACCCAAATTTAAACAGTATATTATACGTATgctgacccagaaattccacttatAAAGAATTTACTGTAATGATTGGACAGtgtattaacaaaaaaaaaaaaaaagggaaacaaccTCAATATTTAAGGCATTAAATAAATCCTAGTACATCCATACTCATACTACATAGCTATTAGGATAAATTTTTTGGTGTAGACATGGAAAGATGGCAGATACTTActgaagagggaaaagcaaattacAAAACTGTATAATTTGATCCAGATACGTGGTTAATACAAAAGTAGAAAACTGTTTCTCTACATAAGGaaaaatttccccccaaaagtTACTGGTTGGGCTTCCTCTGTGCTCTTTTAGCACTTGGCCAGGCCAGCCACCTCAGTTCAAATCAGGTGCCAGCTTGTACTGATACACAGctatcctccccacccccaccacagctCTTCCAGGTTGCTCCTTCATACCCAGCCTAATGCCTGGTGGATCTAGTCCCTGCTCCTAAGCATGTGACgaaggaaaaatggaaggaatgaCCAAGAGTTCTCTCGATCCCTCATCCCGTAACCCTTAGCCTTCTGCCTCCGGCTACTCCACTCACCTCTGGTCGTCCAGAGCTGCATTGGCATGGTAGTACCCAGCCACTATCAGACCGGCCTGCGCGCCCCACACATCCACCTGCCGTGGGAAAGGGGCCATCAGAAACTCAATCGTGCGGCCCGCCCTGGAGGTGTGCACTGCTGCCAAGGCCGGGGATGGGCTTGGGCTAAGGGTGTTAGGGGGGTTCGCGGCGGTCGGTGGGCGTCCAGCGGCGGCACCTGGTTGAGGGCGACCTCCAGCATGACGGACAGGGCCAGGTGGCTGTGGAACAGGGGCACACAGTCGGTGAGACACAGACACTCTCCCGACCGCGGCGAGGGCGCCAGCAACAGCCCGTTGACGGAGGCGTGCGGGTACCGCGCGGCGTGCAGACACATCTTCCCGTAGGCCCGGGCCGAGATCTCCACCTCCCCCATGGCGAGCGAGGCCCCAGCTCGCGTCCGCGAAGCTCCCTCCAGCGCCCCGGCGCCTTCCTTGGCCCCTTCCCTTCCCCGCAGCTTAGATTCGGCAGTGACGCTGACTCGGGCCGAAGACAGCCCGCCGGCTCCGGGGGACCCGGGTCCCGGCGTccggccccaggcccccactGGCCCGGAACGTAGGCGGCCCGGTAAGCACGCTGCGgcgcggagccccgcccccgcccgcccccgcccgcccccaggGGGCGGCCCCAGATCCGCGCGAGACCCGGGGCACTCGAGCCGGCTGCCCAGCGCAGCGCCCGCTTCTGGAGCCCCGCCCACATGGTGCTCCTTGGTAGGCTCGAAGGTTCTCATTTTGCCCAATCATCGGCCGCCTCCAAACCTTGCCCCGCCTTTGTCTCCCGCGAACCGCAGAAAACTAGGGAGAACCGCTCGCAGGCGGATTGGCTAGGCTACTGGACTGCGGCCCAGGATTGAGGACGGCTGCGTCTGATACCTGTGCCGCCGCTCCCGCAGGCCCAGCAAAGCCAGCAGGGTGGAGCGCGCGCCCGGCGCCGGGTGTCCCAGGGCGCCGGGTCTCCGAACCTGGGCACCAAGCGGACTGCCTTGCTCCTACTATAGGATGAGTGGATTTGTACTGTAGGCCAGCTCCATCGCTAACGAGCTGTGTTACTTTTGCCACCCAGGATATATGGCCCTTGGTTTCCTTAATGTAGTCTCTGCAGAAGTAAAAGAGGTAATTGGCTGAAGGAGGGGGGAAGAGAACAAATTTACAGACCCATCCTTCCCTTTATGTCCTGCGATATTATTTCCTTCAACACAGTGTCTTGGGAGTGTTTTTTTGCCCTTGTCGACTCTTGAGAAGGAGTCCCACCTTTCACCCATAATTCTCCCAGTGAAACCTCACTCAGGCTTGCTCTGAGCTGATGATgagtgttctttcttctttccctgatCTCAGCCCCAGAGCTTTCTCCAGATTTGCTCAGCTTTCAGTCCAAAGCCTGCTTATTCCTATAAGAGGTATGTGCAAATGCCACTTCTTCCAGGAAGCACTCATGAGCCCCCCCAGATGGAAATGATCTTGCGAAATCCCCAAATACAGGCTACCTATATGGCTGTCATGACATGTCACAATCTCCACTCTGTTCTTCACGATGACTTctttcttaagaaagaagaacaggaCAGGCTTCCCGTTCATCTTTGCTGTCATGGCATCCCCTCTCTTTCCCACCAGTAGATTCACATTCAGTATCTGGACATAGGTGACAATAAATGCCTTCTGAACAAATGACACACACCAGAGGTAATCCACATAATCataggtcatttatttttttccctgaactAGTACATAGATGGCTTCTCTTCACCTTTTGGGTTGATAATTTTCTCTAGGTTGCTGCTGATAATATGATAAAGCTCAGCCTGGAAGAAAGCCAGAAGGGTGGCAGTCAGGTTCTTGGCTTTCCCCCTATCCCCCTCAACCATCTCCCATAGGGGCTTATTCTATACTCACATAGAAGGCCCTCAGGTCCAGCACCATGGCCCTGAGCTCCCCATAGGCTGCTTCATCTCTCTCATGCACCAGGGCCCGGTAATCCATCTGGGATGTGGGAGGCAAAGCTGAGTCAGCCCCATGAGAGGTTGGGACATTAATCTGGTTTCCTCATATAGGGAATAGGTAACTTGAGGATGAGCCCCTTTTCAGCACCAAGAAATGGAATCCCACAGGATCAGCAGAGAATGGGGTCAAGGTTTTGGAATCCCAAATCAGTTTTTTGAGCCAATGCTCTTGGcttaatattttccatattgGGAAGGTCAGAAAACAGACAAAGAAGACCTCTAGCCCCTCCTTccttgccccacccccagccagcctCAGCTAAAAGGCTGATGACTATCTACTCACTACATGAGTCTCCTTAGA of the Canis lupus baileyi chromosome 9, mCanLup2.hap1, whole genome shotgun sequence genome contains:
- the PSME1 gene encoding proteasome activator complex subunit 1; the protein is MATLRVQPEAQAKVDVFREDLCTKTENLLGSYFPKKISELDAFLKEPALNEANLSNLKAPLDIPVPDPVKEKEKEERKKQQEKEEKDEKKKGEDEDKGPPCGPVNCNEKIVVLLQRLKPEIKDVIEQLNLVTTWLQLQIPRIEDGNNFGVAVQEKVFELMTALHTKLEGFHTQISKYFSERGDAVTKAAKQPHVGDYRQLVHELDEAEYRDIRLMVMEIRNAYAVLYDIILKNFEKLKKPRGETKGMIY
- the EMC9 gene encoding ER membrane protein complex subunit 9; amino-acid sequence: MGEVEISARAYGKMCLHAARYPHASVNGLLLAPSPRSGECLCLTDCVPLFHSHLALSVMLEVALNQVDVWGAQAGLIVAGYYHANAALDDQSAGPLALKIAGRIAEFFPDAVLVMLDNQKLVPQPHVPPVIVLENHGLRWVPKDKNLVMWRDWEESRQMVGALLEGRAHQHLVDFDCHLDDIRQDWTNQQLNTQITQWVGPTNGNT